A genomic window from Chitinophaga pollutisoli includes:
- a CDS encoding DUF4260 domain-containing protein: MSKLLKLEEVAMFLLAMLMFEQQCTISWWWFFGCLLLPDISMLGYLANARAGAALYNLFHHKGFALLLYFTGTWFAYEPLAFAGIILFAHSSLDRAFGYGLKLITGFQDTHLGRIGKN; encoded by the coding sequence ATGTCCAAATTGCTGAAACTGGAGGAAGTGGCGATGTTCCTGCTCGCCATGCTGATGTTTGAACAACAGTGTACGATTTCGTGGTGGTGGTTTTTCGGATGCCTGTTATTGCCCGATATCAGCATGCTGGGTTATCTGGCAAACGCCCGCGCCGGCGCCGCCCTTTACAATCTTTTCCATCACAAAGGCTTTGCGCTGCTCCTGTACTTTACCGGTACCTGGTTTGCTTACGAACCGCTCGCTTTTGCCGGGATCATCCTGTTCGCGCATTCCTCGCTCGACCGCGCTTTCGGCTACGGCCTGAAGCTGATTACCGGCTTCCAGGATACGCACCTGGGCCGTATCGGCAAAAACTAA
- the serA gene encoding phosphoglycerate dehydrogenase, whose product MSQKKLTSYPKEKINILLLENISDAAVAEFKDAGYVNTRKITGALSEEDLIREVKDVHLLGIRSKTQVTAKVLAAAKKLQGIGCFCIGTNQVDLKSATEHGVAVFNAPYSNTRSVAELVIGLSIMLIRRIPDKNIAAHKGVWMKEATGSYELRGKTIGIVGYGNIGSQVSVLAEALGMNVLYYDVETKLPMGNASQIRTIKDLFSQSDIISLHVPSNRSTANMINKETLGFVKKGAIFINYARGEVVVLEDLRDALESGQLSGAAIDVFPVEPEKNGAAFSTPLQGLANVILTPHIGGSTEEAQHNIGLDVSSKMLNYLEKGASFGSHTVPAISVPAIENTHRILHIHKNVPGVLSEINSALSSKNINIVGQYLKTNEQIGYVVLDVDSKLSQEAFALLKDVNHTIKTRMLY is encoded by the coding sequence ATGAGCCAAAAGAAATTAACGAGTTACCCAAAAGAAAAGATCAATATCCTTTTGCTGGAGAACATCAGTGACGCCGCGGTGGCAGAATTTAAAGACGCAGGTTATGTGAACACCCGCAAGATCACCGGTGCGCTGAGCGAGGAGGATCTGATCCGAGAAGTGAAAGACGTCCATCTGCTGGGCATCCGTTCCAAGACGCAGGTAACCGCCAAAGTACTCGCCGCCGCTAAAAAGCTCCAGGGCATCGGCTGCTTTTGTATCGGCACCAACCAGGTAGACCTGAAAAGCGCCACCGAGCATGGCGTGGCCGTTTTCAACGCTCCATATTCCAATACCCGTTCAGTAGCTGAACTGGTCATCGGCCTGTCGATCATGCTGATCCGCCGCATCCCCGACAAAAACATCGCCGCCCACAAAGGCGTGTGGATGAAGGAAGCCACCGGCAGCTACGAGCTCCGCGGCAAAACCATCGGCATCGTAGGCTATGGCAACATCGGGAGCCAGGTAAGCGTGCTCGCCGAAGCCCTCGGCATGAACGTCCTCTATTACGACGTGGAAACCAAGCTCCCCATGGGCAATGCTTCCCAGATCCGTACCATCAAGGATCTCTTCTCCCAGTCAGACATCATCTCGCTCCACGTGCCTTCCAACCGTAGCACGGCGAACATGATCAATAAAGAAACCCTCGGTTTCGTGAAGAAAGGCGCCATTTTCATCAACTACGCCCGCGGCGAAGTGGTGGTTCTGGAAGACCTTCGCGACGCCCTCGAAAGCGGACAGCTCTCCGGTGCGGCGATCGACGTTTTCCCCGTGGAGCCCGAGAAAAACGGTGCCGCCTTCAGCACGCCGCTGCAAGGCCTGGCCAACGTGATACTCACCCCGCACATCGGCGGCAGCACCGAAGAAGCCCAACACAACATCGGCCTCGACGTGTCGTCCAAAATGCTGAATTACCTGGAGAAAGGCGCCAGCTTCGGTTCCCATACCGTGCCCGCCATCAGCGTTCCCGCCATCGAGAACACCCATCGCATCCTGCACATTCACAAAAACGTGCCGGGCGTATTGAGCGAAATCAACAGCGCCCTCTCGTCCAAAAACATCAATATCGTGGGCCAGTACCTCAAGACCAACGAACAAATCGGTTATGTAGTGCTGGACGTGGATTCCAAACTTTCCCAGGAAGCTTTCGCGCTCCTGAAAGACGTGAACCATACCATCAAAACCCGGATGCTCTACTAA
- a CDS encoding serine hydrolase domain-containing protein: MLVAVSGLFIYSGCNSSSAHRKDEKKAPAEHISEYTLGLSESEAKAILADPRNQRIGREVADLVKHRLPASTFSGAVLVAKKGVILYEHYQGLESHVSKVPVTDSSSFQLASVSKTFTGMALLSLVERGKVSLEDPVTKWWPDFPYLGVTVRTLLNHRSGLPNYLYFCEDYNKDQTHFLTNEEVINMMIVHKPASQYQPDRHFNYCNTNYLILAAIIEKVSGQKYADYLQQTFFGPLEMNHTFVADPTAAPRTGQTVSHLSSWRAEPDNSFDGVVGDKGIYSTVQDMLKWDQAMYSGKLFKPETLAEAYKPYSNEKPGIRNYGLGWRLMTYPDSTRNIVYHNGWWHGNNTVFYRFVQDTTTVVILGNRYNRGIYQAVRPLRQILGHGDGEEAGEE; the protein is encoded by the coding sequence GTGTTAGTGGCCGTATCTGGCTTATTTATATATTCCGGCTGCAACAGCAGCTCCGCACACCGGAAAGATGAAAAGAAGGCTCCGGCCGAACACATATCCGAATACACTTTAGGCCTCAGTGAATCTGAGGCCAAGGCTATTTTAGCGGATCCCCGCAACCAACGGATCGGCCGGGAAGTAGCGGATCTCGTCAAGCACCGCCTGCCTGCCTCTACTTTCAGCGGCGCCGTGCTGGTCGCAAAAAAAGGCGTCATCCTCTACGAACACTATCAGGGCCTCGAAAGCCACGTTTCCAAAGTCCCCGTCACCGACTCCTCCTCCTTCCAGCTTGCGTCCGTCTCCAAAACCTTTACCGGGATGGCCCTGCTTTCCCTCGTGGAAAGAGGAAAAGTTTCCCTGGAAGACCCCGTCACCAAATGGTGGCCCGACTTCCCCTATCTCGGCGTTACCGTGCGCACCCTCCTCAATCACCGGAGTGGACTGCCCAATTATCTTTACTTCTGCGAAGACTACAATAAAGACCAAACCCACTTCCTCACCAACGAAGAAGTCATCAACATGATGATCGTCCATAAACCGGCTTCGCAATACCAGCCCGACAGGCACTTCAACTACTGCAACACCAATTACTTAATCCTCGCCGCCATCATCGAAAAGGTAAGCGGCCAGAAATATGCGGATTATCTCCAGCAAACCTTCTTCGGCCCCCTCGAAATGAACCACACCTTCGTGGCGGACCCCACGGCCGCACCGCGGACGGGCCAGACCGTTTCCCACCTTTCCAGCTGGCGCGCCGAGCCTGATAACAGCTTCGACGGCGTGGTGGGCGACAAAGGCATCTACTCTACCGTGCAGGATATGCTCAAGTGGGACCAGGCCATGTATTCAGGCAAGCTCTTCAAGCCCGAAACCCTCGCGGAAGCATACAAGCCCTACTCCAATGAGAAGCCCGGCATCCGCAACTACGGCCTGGGATGGCGCCTCATGACCTACCCGGACAGCACGCGCAACATCGTATACCACAACGGTTGGTGGCATGGGAACAACACGGTGTTCTACCGCTTCGTGCAGGATACCACTACCGTCGTGATCCTCGGTAACCGCTATAACCGCGGTATCTACCAGGCCGTACGGCCCCTGCGCCAGATCCTTGGGCATGGCGACGGTGAAGAAGCCGGCGAAGAATAA